The DNA region CCACCGCCTCCAATCATTACTCTGCGCGGAGCGCTTTAAATATGCATAGGCACGTCACGTCGTGCGCATAGCGAGCAGTCCGTAGGGAGGGAGCCAGTATCTATATAAATGTGTCCAGGGTGGGCAGAAAAGGGTTAAaagactggaggggagagagctGGGACGGGGACCTAACGGAGGGGGTCTCCAGTCCCAGTGATTGCAGCCCAAGTTGGTCGCGCCGGTGAGTTGCTCCTTTCTTTGACCTCCCTCGCTGCTTCTACAAAGGAGTGCTGACTCCGGGAGGAGGTGGGAGGTGCCCGCGGATGCCCGGCTGGAACGGTCCCGAGGCTGTCGGCTCCCCGGCAAGGGACTGGCATTTTGGCCCGGAAGCCATCGGACTCCGAGGAATGTCCTGAGCGCTTCAGCCTTGAGGAAGGGACGTAACCTAAGGGCGCGTGGTCGCTGCGGCCTGCCACGACTTTTAGAGCGAAGTCGTTGTACAAGGTTATAAATCTCGGCTTTGGCCCCTAAGTGTCCAAGCCCTGTCCAGACAGAACCGGTGAGCACCGCGCGGTGCCGGCGACCCCTGCGCTTGGAGCGGCCTGGTCCCGCAGGCTTGCCATGTTCCTCTGGGAGCTAAGCTGCCTGTCGGTGCTGGGGGCTGTGGGCAGCGCTCTCCTGGGCGCCGGCCTGCTACTCAGCCTGGCCCAGCACCTCTGGACCCTCCGCTGGACGTTGAGCCGGGACCGGGCCTccgccctgcccctgcccaaGGGCTCCATGGGCTGGCCCTTTTTCGGCGAAACGCTGCACTGGTTGGTGCAGGTGAGTAGTCCATAGATACCCACACCCCAAAATGGCCCCCTTTCCCCCGGCTCCCACTAGACCCTCCTCGCTCTCAATGCTCCCACGGCTCGTAGCCAGTCTTCCTGTCGCTCAGAACATACACAGCCCTCGCCTTTGCCCAGCTGCTCCCTCGAAGGAACAAAATGTCCCCGGAGTTCTTAACACGTCCCGACACAGCGCGGAGGTGAACAGAGGGGTTCTCCCAAGGAGTCTGAGAAGCGTGTCATCCTATGTCCCGCGAGCATAGAATGAGGAGTCGGGGGCGCGTCTCATTCATGAGCTCTCAGGCACTCACGTCCCCATTCTGAGCTTCACTTTCTTAATGTCACCAAAGGGACCAGGAACATACACGTCCCCATAGAGTAATCGTGAGGACATTTGAGACTTTTAAAGAGTAACGCGCCAGCCTGGAGCAGGGAATTGTTATCAAGGGGCATTTGGGAGGCCTGGGCCAGATCCCCAGCCGAGACCCAGCGGCCCCGGTCAAGAGCTCTTCCCGCTGCCTTGCTCACAGGGCTCGCGTTTCCACAGCTCCCGCCGGGAGCGCTACGGAACAGTGTTCAAGACGCACCTGCTCGGCAGGCCGGTGATCCGCGTGAGCGGCGCCGAGAACGTGCGCACAATCCTGCTGGGCGAGCACCGCCTTGTGCGCAGCCAGTGGCCGCAGAGTGCGCACATCCTACTTGGCTCGCACACACTGCTTGGCGCGGTTGGCGAGCCGCACCGGCAGCGGCGCAAGGTGAGCCAAAACCAGAGAAGCGGCTGTCGAGATGTCAAACCGTAGTTCCCGAGTACTTGCAGTGGGCCGGGCCGGGACTAGGTATTAGGGATACACTGTAAACCTGGCCGGGACCCTTAGATAACGAGTGGGTGGCTTTGAACCAGTCCCCTACCTTCTCCCGCATCCGTTTATAAAACCAGGACTGCGATTTAAAGGTCCTTTCATCTCTGATCTTATGATTCTGATACCAGAAGCGCTGAAAGCTCAAACATGGAGAGGGGTCAGGGAGAACTTCCTGACACAGGTGGCGGCTGGAGcttggatggatgggaagggactGTGTACATCAGAGCAGAGCTAGAGGGAATGGTGAGAGCAAAAACCAACACGTTTGAGTCTGGGCCGCTTAGAAGAAGAGGGCACCGAAATTGTCTTTCTGGCTCCTCTGTAGTCACCCAGCAGAGGAGGCCGGACGGTGGCCGGGGCTGACCCCGGGCGCTCCCCACAGGTCCTAGCACGAGTGTTTAGCCGCGCGGCGCTGGAGCGCTACGTTCCCCACCTACAGGGGGCGCTGCGGCGGGAGGTGCGCTCCTGGTGCGCGGCCCGCGGGCCTGTCACTGTCTACGAGGCCGCCAAAGCCCTCACCTTTCGCATGGCCGCGCACATCCTACTGGGGCTACGGCTGGACGACGCGCAGTGCGCGGAGCTGGCCCGGACCTTCGAACAGTTCGTGGACAATCTCTTCTCGCTGCCCCTGGACGTACCCTTCAGCGGCCTGCGCAAGGTACTACCGCCCTGCTACAGATTTTCCTCTTGGGGCTCCCTGGCATAGGTGGGAGGCTACCAGACCTGGGTGCACCCCACTCGTCACCACTGCTGGAAGATAGAGGCACGGCCCAGAGTGGGGAGGCGGCGTGATGTGGCAGTGGGTGTTGGATCTGACCTCCGTCCTGACTCACTGTGTGACCCGGGGCAGGCCACACACCCTCTCTGGGCCGCCCTGATAGGACGCGCTCTGGCCGCCTTAGCGGCCGGCTTACCGATTTGGGGTTTTGGTGACAGGTGCCAGGCCAGcgagcccagcccctccccagagCGGCGCCTCCTGGCCCGGGCTCCGATGCCTCTTTGGAAGTCTGATGGCAGGAACGGTGGGAGCACTAGGGCCGCAGACGCGCCCCGGCCCAGCCGAGCGCCAGGCCGGGCCGTAGGGGGGTGGATGCCGGCTCCCTGGTCCCACTAGTTTCCGGATCAGAGAAACGGCAGGACCTCTTCAGACTTCAGAACGATGGGCCGGGCCCAGAGAGCAGTAGAAGGCCCCATTTGCCCTTCCTTTCTCCTTAAGCTGGGGCTTTTCACTGTGCTGTCACCCTAGTTTTCAGTTACCTGAATAAAAACAATAGCTATGTATAAAGGGGGCATACTATAGGCTGATCGTCTTGGATACATTTTCTGATTTAATCCTTTTGGCCTGCAAAGTGTATTAGtttctcattttgttgatggaGAAACAAACactgagaggttaaatgacttaggcaaggtcacacagctaatagggCCAGAGGCAGGATTCGAACCCAGTCGCCTCTGACTGCAAAACCCAAGCTTTGCTGTGCTTGCCTGAACTACAGCCCTCTTGCCTACTCCCTTACAGAGACTAATGCTTAGAACATCCAATAGCATCCTCTAAACCAGAGCTTTTCTGGGTTTATGGTGTCCCTTCTCTGCATTAGTGCCCTACAGCCCCTGCCTGATCCTCTTGCAGGGAAAGGGCAATGGACTGACCCCACCTGGACTGGGTTCTGTGCCAGGCATGGGCACTgacagctgtgtgactctggacaaTCATTTGACCTCTCCGAGCTTCAGCATCCTTCCCTCTAGATGACAGTAACTGTTTGCCTTGCCTGGAAGGGGGATTGTGATAATCAAGAGAGAAAGATGTGTAGGGATAGTGGACAAATTCCCAAGCATTTATTAAGCCCCTATGTGCATGCAGGGGCTAACCTCGGAAACTTAATGCAAGGATCTCAGCAGAGCCAGAGAGCCCTGTTTCTGGGGTAGGTGTGCAGGCATGGCTCCCTTAGTCTTCCTGCCCCAGCTCCGCTGTCTCCCTGCACATCAGGGCATCCGGGCACGGGACCAGCTGCATCAGCTCCTGGAAGAGGCCATTGCAGAGAAGCTTCAGGAAGACAAGGCTACAGAGCCACATGACGCCCTTGATCTGATTATTCATAACACCAGGGAGCTGGGCCATGAGCTTTCAGTTCAGGAGCTGAAGGTAGGTGGTGGGaggtttctcttttttcccccttttgcaTTTCTAGCAGGTCTCTACACACGTGCTACATCCCTGGAGCACATCCTGTTTGGCCCCACTTTAAGCCACAGGCATTCCTCAGAGTGAAGAGAAAGAGGAGACCTGAGTTCCAGTTGTGCTCACCCATACCCActagctctgtggccttgggccaGTCACCCTGCCTTTCAGTGGAAGCGTAGAAGGCATGAATTCTAGGCCCTTCCTTACAGGTTCTGGCCACCGACAGCTCTGCTGCCCTCTTCCCCTTTTCTGGCACTCCATGCTTTTGGCCTTTGCTGTCCCCCTGCCTATGAAGCCTCTCTCACTCCTTTTACTATGAACCCTAAAGGCTCAGGGTCAAACTTCACACCCTCCCTGAAAGCTTCCCTCTTTGTCCTAAAATTGACACGCTCCTTCCATGAGCCACCTTGGCACCTGGCACCTCTACCTGCTGGTTTTGCTACTGCGGGATCTCCCAGAGAAATAGAGCCCTCCTCATGTATGCATAGAGCACATGCAATGGAGGTAAGGATGGGACCTGGTTGAGAAGCTAAAAAGGAGTGGAGAGGTTGGGGGGCAGGGGAAAGTTAGAAATGGAAACACCTCGACCTTTATAAAAGCATCTCCCATcttttctctgggcctcaattttccACTTTCCCCCAGTCATAAAAGGGTGGGGCTCAGCCTTAGTTTCTTTTCTGACAATGGGGCTAATAACCTCTGACTCCTGGGTGGTGAGATCTGGAAGAGTCAAGGGGGTTAGAAGCAGATGAGCACTGGGCTCATGAGTACTGGGAGAGCCCATAGACAGGAATAGTTACAGGCTGTGAAGGGGAGCCATGTGGAAAGGAGCAGATGGTCTCTCTGCCTTAAtagggctggggagagggtgaCAACACTCTCCAGTTTCTCAGGAAGAGACCCACTGGCCAGGAATCTTCAGTTCTGGTCTGGGCCTCTGGGGCAGGCCAGGCAGACTAGACCTGACCAGGGAGGATGTTGGGGCCCCAAGGTCTCTGTACCAGCTACCTATCTTGTCCAGGGCAGGCCATGGACCAGTTCACTCACTCCACAAATATAATGCACCTATTTGGTGTCAGGCTCCATGCTGGCACTGAGATATAGCAATGAACAGAACACAGACCCCTGCCCTTGAGGTGCAGGGATGGGTATTCATCCTTTGCTCACACCAGTCAGTGTATAAACGCAAACGGTGGGTGCTGCCAGGAAGGAAGTCACATGCGGAGTTGGGGCAGAGGTAGGCAGTGAGTGCTGGGGACTGGAGGGTGAACAAGCAGGCCCTTCCCCTGTCCTTCCTGGGCAGTGCAGACCAGGAAGAGGTTCAGTCACTTGTTGGGACCACTCTACTAAGCAGGGGGAggtgctgctgcctgcctgggggCGAGGCTGGGACTGTCCCTGCAGGTGCCTTCCAACGTTGCAAGGCAGGGTAGTCGCTGTAGGACGCCCAGCTGGGCTGCAGGCTGCATCAGGTGGTTGTGAGCACTGACTCGTGAGCCAGCTGCTGGGACTACCAGCTGTAGGGGCTTTGAGCCCCTCTTGGAGGTGTGGTAATTGTGTCTCACAGGGTTGGGATGAGAATCGAATGAGTTAACACACGTTAGCACAAAGAGCGCACAGAATAAAATCCTAGTATTATCCCTGGGAACCGTCCCAAGGCCAGTGGATAGATCCTGGGTTTGTCCTTTGCTATGTGTGGCTTTCTCAAGTGGCAGATTGGGGATTCAGTTGACCCCGGAACCCGCGCACGTAGCCGCTCCAGTAACGCACACCGGCTCTCCGGCCTTTGCGCAGCGGTTCTCGGCCGTGGGCCTTGCGGCCAGGGTCGCGCAGGCTGACTCAGCGCAGACCGGCTGTCTTGCAGGAGTCAGCTGTGGAGCTCCTTTTCGCCGCCTTCTTCACCACGGCCAGTGCCAGCACGTCCCTCGTCCTCCTGCTGCTGCAGCACCCCGCGGCCGTCGCCAAGATTCGGCACGAGCTGGCTGCGCAGGGGCTGGGGCGCGCGTGCGGCTGCGCGGCGGGGGCcgcggcgggcggcgcggggccACCGGCCGACTGCGACTGCGAGCCGGACCTTAGCCTAGCGGCTCTGGGCCATCTGCACTACGTCGACTGCGTGGTTAAGGAGGTGCTGCGCCTCCTGCCGCCGGTGTCCGGGGGCTATCGCACGGCGCTGCGCACCTTTGAGCTCGACGTAAGTGTGCCGCGCCCGTCCGCCGCCGGTTTCCTGCCGCCTGCCGCGGTGCCCTGGCGGGGGGAGGGCGGGGGACTAGGACGGCGAGGTGTCCTTTCCTCTCTCAGAGCCTCTGCTTTCCCGCTTGTAAAATGGGCTGAGCTCTATTCCATTTACGCAGATCCACGGTTGAGGGTCAGCCAACATGGTTAGGGACGCGGTGCACTTAAGCTTTTGTCAGAGGTGCGGGTTGATCAACTCAATTAGAAACTGGTTTTAGAGTAAAAAAAACTTTTCTCCACGCAGTACTCCCCTCTTCGCCAGTGATCTGGCTGGGGAACAAAGAGAACCCCACACTGTCCCATACTTCACCCCTCTGTCTCCTTCACAAGATGAAGGAGCCGATTGCCTTTACCTCCAGAGCCCAGGCTAAGATTGAATCCCAGGGAACTGGGGCCATGGTACAGGAGACTCTCAATGCTCTAATCAGATTGGTTTGGGCTGGGCAAGAAGGTTAAGGTTTAGGCCTGGCTCCATCTCTGTAAGACATTGGACAATTCCCTCctcactctgggcctcagtttactcTGTGAAAGGACACTGTCTTGGTCTCTTCCAGCTCTGACACTCCAGATGTGGCCGGGACTGTGGGTACAGTGACATCATCAGGCAGTGGAGCACCTAGCATCACCAGACTGGGGGTGCTGGCCTGAATGGCTGTGACTACACTCTCCTTCTGTCCCAGCTTAGCGGCTGTGAGGCTCCAGGCAGGGAGTGGGCACCTCCTTCCCTGACTTTTAAACAGTGAACATCCATTGTGCATTGCACACCAGGGTTTGAAGGCTATGTAAGGACTGGGATTCTGTTCCAGAAGATATCATCATGGAGAGAAAGGGGGCCAGGGTCAACTGTTTCATCCCAAACTATGGTGTAAGGAAGAGTGTGATCTCTAATGCTGAATGACACCAAAGCATTTTGGGGACTGGCATCTGAGCTGAAGCAATGAAGGGTTAGGATGGGGACAGCACACTACAGAGAGGGGACAACCCAAAGGTGGGTGGATTAGTGAGGTGTATAGAAGTATCTTGGATGCTGCCTTTTGAAATTCAGACTTCATTCTGCAGGTGCTGGGGTGCCCTACAAGACCTTAGGGAAACAGGGAAAGGAGCACAAGTCCACCAGGGAGGGCAGAGGACTGGGGTCTTAACCATCCTCTAGTTTACCACTGGGAAACTGACgctcagagaggagagaaagctCCTTGGTGACTTCAAGATCTGCCTGCTTGTAGAGAGCCTCCAAGTAGATACCCTGCGGCCTGTTGAGgcaagggaagcaggacagtcAGGCGCTGGAAGACTCATCAAAATGTGGAATAGTTGAAAAAGCTGGAGGTGGGCAGAGGGAACAGGAAAACTATCTTCCAACATTTTTAAGACTCCCCAGTTTAATTCTCATGTGCACCTTCTTAAAGTGTGGCTACCAGACCTGAACATTATTGTACAGCTGATGAATGGGGAGGATAGAGAAGCAAAGAAGAGATTTGTAATTTTGCTGATCATAGAGAAATGGGGGTCCCTGTTACTTATGTTGTTCGGTCCAGGGAGCGAGTAGGCACAGGACTAGA from Manis pentadactyla isolate mManPen7 chromosome 8, mManPen7.hap1, whole genome shotgun sequence includes:
- the LOC118909567 gene encoding cytochrome P450 26C1 yields the protein MFLWELSCLSVLGAVGSALLGAGLLLSLAQHLWTLRWTLSRDRASALPLPKGSMGWPFFGETLHWLVQGSRFHSSRRERYGTVFKTHLLGRPVIRVSGAENVRTILLGEHRLVRSQWPQSAHILLGSHTLLGAVGEPHRQRRKVLARVFSRAALERYVPHLQGALRREVRSWCAARGPVTVYEAAKALTFRMAAHILLGLRLDDAQCAELARTFEQFVDNLFSLPLDVPFSGLRKGIRARDQLHQLLEEAIAEKLQEDKATEPHDALDLIIHNTRELGHELSVQELKESAVELLFAAFFTTASASTSLVLLLLQHPAAVAKIRHELAAQGLGRACGCAAGAAAGGAGPPADCDCEPDLSLAALGHLHYVDCVVKEVLRLLPPVSGGYRTALRTFELDGYQIPKGWSVMYSIRDTHETAAVYRSPPEGFDPERFHAPGEDARRASGRFHYIPFGGGARGCLGQELAQAVLQLLAVELVRTARWELATPAFPAMQTVPIVHPVDGLRLYFHPLAPSAVRDGLRL